The genomic stretch GAACTATATCTATGAAGTTTCGAAAACAGGGTCCATTTCGATCGCAGCACGAAACCAACATGTTACACAATCTACAATCAGTCAAGCAATTACTAACATTGAGAAAGAATTAGGGGTTACTCTCTTTACTCGATCGAAACATGGTACAATACTTACATTTGAAGGAAAAAAATTAATGATACAAGTTAAAGAACTTTTGGATAAGGCTGATGAGTTGAGGAAAAATGCACATCATTTCCATGAAGAACTGAGTGGTGTCTTGCGAATCGCTGCAATACCAGGGTTCATGACGATTATATTAAGAGTTTTTGCTAATTTTAGAAAAGAGCATCCTAAGGTTCAATTAAATATTGCAGAAAAAAACTCGAAAGAAATTCTAGAAGCAGTCAATTACAACAAACTTGATATCGGACTTATTAATTTCTTCGACAATTTCTCGCAGAAAATAAATAACATTCCCTTTGAATTACTATACAATAGTCACGTACGAATTTGCGTCAGTAAAAACTCACGTTTGGCAATGAAAGAATCGATTAAGATTACAGATTTAGAAAATGAAGCAATTGTCTTGTATGAAGATGATTTCATTCTTTCATTTACAAAGAATTTAATGGAGAAATTCGACTTAAAACTTTTATTTGTAACAAATAATGTAGATGCAATTCGAGCTGCCGTTAAGGAGGAAATTGCTATTACACTTGTAACGGATAACTCGATTATCGATGAAATGACGATATTAAACGGTGAAATTATTTCCATACCAATTGAAAATATTGCTTCTTCTTATGTCCCTTTTGGACTAGTTCGGTCCAATAATAAAAAAGCCGCTTTGATCACTGATAAATTTACTGATTACTTAAAAAAAGAATTGCATTCGTTTGAACAAACATTTCAGTTCAATTAAGCCTAGTAAATTCACCGGTAGTTGAAATTTTGCAGACCAATTTACTACTATATTAACAATTGCTTACTACATATTAAACAAAAGAGTCGCCTCTATTTTATTTGGTGCCAACTACTTTGATAAACAAAAAAAAGAAATTGTTACCAAGCAATCTATTAAACGATTAGAGAATCTTGGATGTAAAGTGCCAATCAAAGCAATAGCTTAACTATTTGTACATTCATAAAAAAAGACCTATTTTAAAAAATGAAATGGGTCTAGTTTCATAATGCCAAAAAAGTGTAATGATTAATTTATATTTTCAGGATATGGTATTAAGAATCTATCTATTATTAACTTCATACGCTGTTCTAACTCCTGCTTCAATTGCACCTTGAATCCATCCTGGTGTCGTTGACGAATGTGATCCTGCGAAATGAATTCTTCCTTCTGGTGTACCAATAAACTGACCAAACTCTTTAATTTGGTCGGGTTTATACATGACAAAAGCTCCTCCAGCATAAGGAAATTCTGACCAATTATGCGAGTATCCTATTAAAAAATCTGAAAACACTTGATCTCCAAATATAAATGAGAGATTATTCAAAGCAATTTTTATCCGTTCTGCCTGTGTCATATTATCCCAAATACTAGAATCATCTTCCCATGTATAACTAGCTAGCATAATCCCAGTATCATCCGCCGACCCTTGACCATGACTAGGAAAATAGGCAAACTTGATTGGTAAATCTGTTGTTAATTTACCACCATTTAATCCATATTTTTCCCAAAATCTCGTTTTAAATTGAAGACCTATTTTGGTTGAATTTGCATAATGGATCTTTCTTATAACATTTCTCTTTTCATATGAAACAGACTCATAAGGTAGTAAATCTATGAAATTCAATAAAGTATAAGGAACTGTAGAAATTACAAAATCACTTGTAAGTTGATGTTCAGTATTAAGTATTTGATTTTCTGTATAAATCGTTACGTTCGATTCTTGTTGTATAATTTTTTTCACTCTTTGATTTGTAATAATATCGTCTTTAAGTTGTGGTAAAAATCCATTAATAAGATGATCCGTTCCCCCTGTAATTTCATAAAGTTTTAGATCCTTAGTTAGGAGTACTAAAACTTCTCTTAATATTGCAGTAAATGCAAGTTCAGAAAATCCTTCCAATCCAACCATTGTTTCTATCATATTGATTGCTTCAGCTGATAAGGATACACCAACAGGGTTATATCTTAAAAATTGATACATTGAATACTGATCATACATTTGAACAACTTTTTCCCAATTCTTCTCAGGATTTTGGTTTATATAATCAATGACTGGACTAACTGCTAATAATAGTAATTCTGATGCCGTTTTTCCTTTTTCACTAGGGCTAACATTATAATTTAACTGGTCTGGATTTGTTCCATAATTTTTTTCATTTGTTAATACATTATTGATGTAAATCAAATCATTAGGTGTACTATTTATAAATTCATTTACATGCAAATTAAATTTTTTTATATACTCAATTACTAAATAATGGAATGAAGGTATACGCATTGCCCCAAGATCTATATATTGATTATTTATAAAAGGTTCCCTTTTTGTGTATATCCTCCCCCCGATTCTGTTATTTGCCTCAATAATAGTAACCTTATGCCCGGCTTCTTTTAAAAGTGAAGCAGCAACTAAACCGGAAATTCCTGCACCAATTACGGTGACATGTTTCGGGGAATTCGTTTTTTGTAATCCATTTTGAATTATGTAAATCATTTGATCCATTGAAAGCAGTAACTTTTGAATCAAAGATCTCACCTCTTCTTCTAAAAGAATAAATATCAATAAAATGTTATGCAATTGTAAGTTGAGATAGAATTTCAGGAATTATTTCTTTTATTTTACAAATTAGAAGTAAATCCTTATTTATCTAATCTGTCAGTTTGCAAAAAAAATAGACTGCTGAAGCAGTCTATCGTTGTACAACTAACGGGTATGTTAGTTTGAATAAGGTTTTTATATAAATATTTAGCCTCTGTTAATGTTTATCTTACCGTTGGAAATATGAACAATCTTATAATTAGAATAAATTGAAATGAAACAACAGGCCAACACCTCTTTTGACTTTTTAACTTTAGTGGGTAATAATCGTAAACGAAAAAAACCGACTTAACCGATGAACTGGGTGAAGTCGGGGAGTATCTATTTTACTTTTTTAGTAACTTTTTAATTTGCATTTCAATCTTTAGAGGTTTGGTCGCAGGTGAAAAGCGCTTCACGACATGCCCTTTTGCATCAACTAGAAATTTTGTGAAGTTCCACTTAATGCGTGAACCTAGAAATCCCGGCGCTTCTTGCTTCAAATACTTGTATAGTGGGTCAGCATCCATCCCATTTACATCAATTTTTCCAAGAAGAGGAAATGTTACTCCGAAGTTAAGCTGGCAAGTCTGTGCCATGTCACCGTCATTTACCGGCTCTTGATTCTTAAACTGATTACATGGGAAGCCCAGAACAACTAGCCCATCATTCTGATAAGTCTCATGCAATTGCTGTAACTCATTAAACTGAGGAGCCAAGCCGCATTTGGTTGCCGTATTGACAATCAGAAGTACTTTGCCACGAAAATCTCCCATTGACTTTTTTTCACCACTAGCCGTTTTTACGTTGAATTCGTATACGTTCATATAAAGTTATCCCCTGCCAATATCTAAAATTTGTTTTTTTATCGTCGCGATTCTAAAGATATTTTTTTCTATATTTTTCTGGAAATTTGGCAAAACAACTTGTTTTAAAGTAAATCTAGGTGAATACACCAAAAATAATATTAATGTTATCATTTACCCTTAGCAGATTCGGATTCTATTAATTTAATATAGTTTTTTTCCAAATTAATAAACATTTTAATCAGAGCCTATATTTATTATATTTTTAGGCTGTTCTAAGGCTCCTATTCCAATAACGCTTTCATTCTTTGCATTAATTTATCTTCTTAATGAACGGGATCTTAGTTTAATGAATGTTTATATATCCTGTATAATAAATGAGTATGAGAAAGACTGCAACCAACAGTTTGATAGAATCTGTTTAATAACTTATATATTATAAAAAAATGTTTAAAAAAGATTAATTGTTTTAGAATCATATAGTAATTAATGTGGGAAATATGGATAGGCGTATTTAAAAAAGCTAGCCCATGTCTTTATATTAGCCTTTCTTATTGAACTAACTTCCCAGTTAGTTCAACAAAAAAGGCACGAAGTAGTCTATCGTTGTTCAACTAAATCATGCTTTAGTTGAACTAGATTCATTATTTTTTTCTCTATTTAATTCAATTGTTTCCTAAGTTTTTTAATACACTTTAAAATTGATTCTCTATTTTTAGCACTCTTAATCCACGAGGGAAGTCTACTAGCTAAACTTCGATTAATGTTAGGTAATTGTTCTCTTATGCTTGCACTCACATAATACTCTAAAAAATCGAGATGCTCATTATTATAAGCCCATAGTGTATTGCTACAGCAACTAGTTTTTAACCATAGACTTACTCCACAAAACTCAGGTCCACCGTAACTTGCAATAGGTGAAACAGCAACTAATCCGCACTTTTCACAAACCAACTTTGGAATTGATTTAAAAGGTTCCCAGGTCATGTTAGCACAATTATTGCAACGTGGACATTCCACGAGAACATTATCAACAAACTCAAAAATAGTTTCTCCAGCATCATTGAACCTTGATATTTCCAATTGTATCAATCCCTTCGATCTTAAGAATTTAACTTATATGATACTATAATTTTTTTATTGAAAATTATTGACAAACTATTAGCTGGTTTAGTTGCATAAGTTATTTCCCACCTAAATAGACATAATGCTACTTTTCGTAATTCAAGAGTTCTTCCAATTCTTTTGAAAGCTTTTTGTTCAACATGACATAACTTTGTTTATCATTGTCTCCTATCAATACAGCTTTGTTGATATCATTGTGGAACCATATTTCATACTCGTAGAGCTTTTCAGGCATATTTTTCTCTTCTTCATAGAATAATGTTGCTTTAAAGTCTGCTATTCGTTTACTTTTTACTGCAACGTTTTCTTCCCATTTAATTTTACTGAAAAAACGCTCTATTTTTTCAAGTTTCTTCTTATCTGTAACTATTTCTGTATCCGAATATGTTCCGTTTGCACTCATCTTTATGTACTCAATTCTCGTTAAATTCTTTTGTTTGTTAATACACCCCAATAGAGTGCATACGAGTAAAATCAATACAAAACCAACTAAGCACCTTTTCCTCATAATATCCCTCCTGACTCTCATCTCGATTAAATCATAAATTTCGATTGTGGGATTTGAAAATTTGTTTGATGCCGTGTAGATGATATTCTGTTATACATCATCTCTACGATATTCGAAATACTCATATCAAATTCCTCCCTCTTAATCGGTCAAAGTCATGTTTCACGTCGCCTAAACTTAAATTTCTTATTTAACTAAACTGCCTTTCGTTGCATAAGAAATTATACTAACTTTTTATATCAATAAAGGATTTCTGCCCCATAAAACTGTTACCTTATAAATTATGTACTGTTATAAAACAAAAAACCTCTTGATATACAAGAGGTTTTGGTATGAACCCAGCTGGACTTGAACCAGCGACCCCTACCCTGTCAAAGTAGGATACCACTATTAATATAGTAAATTGGCCAGTTTTTTTATGTATTAGATTGTTGATATACCAATCTTTATATGTGTTTATGTGTATCGAAATGTAACTATTGTTATTAGAGTTTATCCCCTTGACTATCCCCACATTCTATATACCCTCTAAAAATATATATAAATAAAATAACTTTAAATTGGCTTGTTGTGTTCAATTCCCTAGTTTCCCCCGGGTAAGAAAACGTTCCCCACTTTCCCCAGTAGCAAGCAAAACACTGGTATATCAATGTTTTTACCGGGGAAAACCACTTCCCTAGTACTTCCCCACTTTCCCCAGTTGATAACTATCATGTAAAACACCCATATTTAACAGTATTAGTTACATAATATTCTTCTAATTACACACTATTGTATACCCCCATAGGTATGTTATAATAAAACCATACTAAACTTATATGAATAGTGGTGATATAGATGCGTTTAACTGATAAACAGGATTTATTTTGTAAGTATTACGCCTTGGGAATGTCTGGTGCTGAAGCTGTACGCCAGGCTGGATATGAACATAAAGCTCCGTGGGTAACGGCATACGATCTATTGAAGAAGCAACACATCAAGGACACCATAGAACAGTACAAGGAAATGGGTGTAGTATATGACACTATCATTACAGAAAATGAAGTATTGCAGCTATTAAGCAAGATTGCACGTGGTGAAGTGAAAGATAAGGTCATGTCACCTACAGGCCAAGTAGTTACTAAAGAACCAGATACAAACACCAGATTAAAAGCTATGCAGGAACTACTTAAACGCTGGCCAGATGCCCTTAAAGCTAGTCAGATACAACGTAACCAAATTGAAGCGAATAAGCAGAATCCAGGTACAAAGATTGCCATTGTTATGGATAATATCAAAGACTTGTTAATCGAAAGTGGTGATGATGAATGAAGGAAGTAAAAGTAAATGGCGCTAAATTAGTAAAGAAGCATGCAGCGAAAACATTCTGGCCCATTTTCACCGCAGAACAAGAAGGCATGAAGAATATATGGATGGCTGGCGGTCGTTCATCTGGTAAAACGAATGCAGCTTGCTTAAAGATACTATTGGCCATGTTATCCCCAGTAGACCCTGTTTTAGGACCAGCGAATTGCTTTGTATTCCAAAAGAATTTCGCACACATACGAAAGCAGTCATTTTCAGAAATGCAGCGTACAATTTCCAGATGTGGCTTCGATACACTATTTAAAATCAGTTATAGTCCGTTAATGATTACCCGTGTCGATACAGGCAGCAGCATCTTCTTCATGGGTGCCGAAACAGTACAAAAGGTTAAAGGTACAGCCCCGGCGGTTGGCTATGTACACACAATATGGCTGGAAGAAGCGGATCAATTTGAAAGTATGGATGAAATTCTGGTCATCCGTTCAACACTATCACGTTTCAATCCTAACGACCTAACGATGATACTAACAAATAACCCGCCAAAAGGCTGGTTTTCATGGGCAAATACCGAATATGAACGTGTAAAGATGGAAGACCCAACATGGCTTACCCACTTCAGTACCTACTTAAATTTAAAGAAAAGTTGGTTATCTGAATCACAACTGGAAGCGATCGAACACACGAAGAAGGCAAATCCATCTTATTTCCATTGGGCTTATCTTGGGGAAATTACAGAATCGGGTAGTGCCGTTTTTGATATGAATTTTATTAAAACAACAGATGAATCCATATTTAGAAAATATGAAATTACGATGATTGAACTAAGTTGCGACCCTGGATTTGCTGGTTCAGCCTGCGTAGTTACAGCCATTGCTTATCTAATCCCTACCGGCATGAACAATCCTTACAGAATGACAATGCAACCTGGTTTAAGACGATATGAACCACCTATTAACGTACTATTAGATGTTTATTACTTTGATCCTAAAGTAGAAAGTATCCATCCCACTTCTATATTCTTTGCAGATCAATTTGAAAAGTTTGCAAATAAATTAGAAAAAAAATACCGTGCTAGAGTGAATTATACAATGACGATTGATCCCGCAGCAGCTGACATTAGGTTTCACTTAAATAATTTTACAAAATTTAGTACCATCTTACCGAATAAAAGTGATAAGTTAAAATTAATTGAAGCAACTAAATCTTACTTAGCCCAGGAACAGTTTTACGTATTGGATATTCCACAAAATAAAATTTTCATGCAGCAAATGTCCGCTTACAGTTGGAAAGAATCTGAAGGTCAATTTAGTGACATTCCTAAAGTCAACAAGGTATTTGACGACGTGTGTGATGCTTTTATTTATTGGGTAAATACAGCTGAGCGACAACATTCAATCATTTCAAATTATCAGAATTATTCAATAGCTAAGAATAGTGGAAATCTGTTATAATAAAGATACATCCTATTTAAATAAAAGGAATGTAATTTTCCTTTAAATTCTTTGCAAATGATTTAAAGTGCGTAATTTAATAGCTGTAATGATTAACCTCCTTTCATAATTAGAAAAGCCACCCCTTTAATTGGGAATGGCTCTTTTTTTTATTAAATACCTGAAATTTCTTCGCTAATTTTAACTACATTTAGTGCAACTCTATCAATATTCACACCTAAATCAAATTTAATCATGTCATCAGTCTGAAACTCATTCGCTTCACAGTACAAATCGCAAGCAACCACCATGTTATTAGCTCCTAGAAATAGTACACGATAGTGTTTCGTCTCCGGAAACCATTGTCCAATTTTTCCTGTCAAACCTTTACTGGTAATAACAAATTTCCGCTGAAACTCTTCAATTCGGTAAGGCTCAGCACTCCAAGATGGAAGTTTCACCATTCTGCGCATATAACTAATCTGTTCTTCATGCAAGCTCATTAAATCAATCCTCTTTTCTGTTTAATTCTCTCAATCTGTTTCAAATATTCGGCTGTACCCGGTTTTAATAAATTGCCAGCTTCATCTGAAATAATATCTGGATACTTATGTCCACCAAGTTTAAAAGAATCTTTCCACTGCTGTTCTATTGCTTTATTTTGTTCATCTGTCATGTCATCACCACCTCTCATTCTGTATCAGCTGTCACACTGTCATATAATACAAAAGTAGTTGCAATACCACCTACACAAATTCCTAAAACTAACATTAATAGATAACTAATCATTTGATTGACCTCATTTCTAATTTCCATTTTAGTTTTCTTACACGTTCTTCTAAATTTTCAATTTCACGCTGACGTGCATTAACGATTTCTGTCAACGCTTCTACTGTTTCTTTTAATTTTGGTTCATTCGCTTCTACTTTTTCGATTAATTTTTCCATTAGTTCAATGTCTCCTATAGTCATGTGTACAGATTTTCCGTTTTCTATTTCTTCCCTTGATAAAGAGACATATAGTTTGATAACTTCCATAACTTTCGACATTAGTTCACTTCCTCTTTAATCTTTTTAGGTAATTAAAATAATCATTCGCTTTTTTCATCACATGGTAGAAATTTTCTGAAATAGAAATATCTTTGTTATTGTAGCCAGAAGAAGTTTTCACTTCTCTCCAGCAATGCCAATCCTTGTCTATTAGTTCAACAAACAAAGCAGCCTGTTTATTAATAGATTGAAAGTATAGTTCTTCTGGTATCGCTACAACAAAACCTAGTTTTTTAGCATGATTATCTTTATGATCCAT from Arthrobacter citreus encodes the following:
- a CDS encoding PBSX family phage terminase large subunit — encoded protein: MKNIWMAGGRSSGKTNAACLKILLAMLSPVDPVLGPANCFVFQKNFAHIRKQSFSEMQRTISRCGFDTLFKISYSPLMITRVDTGSSIFFMGAETVQKVKGTAPAVGYVHTIWLEEADQFESMDEILVIRSTLSRFNPNDLTMILTNNPPKGWFSWANTEYERVKMEDPTWLTHFSTYLNLKKSWLSESQLEAIEHTKKANPSYFHWAYLGEITESGSAVFDMNFIKTTDESIFRKYEITMIELSCDPGFAGSACVVTAIAYLIPTGMNNPYRMTMQPGLRRYEPPINVLLDVYYFDPKVESIHPTSIFFADQFEKFANKLEKKYRARVNYTMTIDPAAADIRFHLNNFTKFSTILPNKSDKLKLIEATKSYLAQEQFYVLDIPQNKIFMQQMSAYSWKESEGQFSDIPKVNKVFDDVCDAFIYWVNTAERQHSIISNYQNYSIAKNSGNLL
- a CDS encoding terminase small subunit, with amino-acid sequence MRLTDKQDLFCKYYALGMSGAEAVRQAGYEHKAPWVTAYDLLKKQHIKDTIEQYKEMGVVYDTIITENEVLQLLSKIARGEVKDKVMSPTGQVVTKEPDTNTRLKAMQELLKRWPDALKASQIQRNQIEANKQNPGTKIAIVMDNIKDLLIESGDDE
- a CDS encoding glutathione peroxidase is translated as MNVYEFNVKTASGEKKSMGDFRGKVLLIVNTATKCGLAPQFNELQQLHETYQNDGLVVLGFPCNQFKNQEPVNDGDMAQTCQLNFGVTFPLLGKIDVNGMDADPLYKYLKQEAPGFLGSRIKWNFTKFLVDAKGHVVKRFSPATKPLKIEMQIKKLLKK
- a CDS encoding flavin monoamine oxidase family protein, with amino-acid sequence MDQMIYIIQNGLQKTNSPKHVTVIGAGISGLVAASLLKEAGHKVTIIEANNRIGGRIYTKREPFINNQYIDLGAMRIPSFHYLVIEYIKKFNLHVNEFINSTPNDLIYINNVLTNEKNYGTNPDQLNYNVSPSEKGKTASELLLLAVSPVIDYINQNPEKNWEKVVQMYDQYSMYQFLRYNPVGVSLSAEAINMIETMVGLEGFSELAFTAILREVLVLLTKDLKLYEITGGTDHLINGFLPQLKDDIITNQRVKKIIQQESNVTIYTENQILNTEHQLTSDFVISTVPYTLLNFIDLLPYESVSYEKRNVIRKIHYANSTKIGLQFKTRFWEKYGLNGGKLTTDLPIKFAYFPSHGQGSADDTGIMLASYTWEDDSSIWDNMTQAERIKIALNNLSFIFGDQVFSDFLIGYSHNWSEFPYAGGAFVMYKPDQIKEFGQFIGTPEGRIHFAGSHSSTTPGWIQGAIEAGVRTAYEVNNR
- a CDS encoding LysR family transcriptional regulator; translated protein: MNIERLNYIYEVSKTGSISIAARNQHVTQSTISQAITNIEKELGVTLFTRSKHGTILTFEGKKLMIQVKELLDKADELRKNAHHFHEELSGVLRIAAIPGFMTIILRVFANFRKEHPKVQLNIAEKNSKEILEAVNYNKLDIGLINFFDNFSQKINNIPFELLYNSHVRICVSKNSRLAMKESIKITDLENEAIVLYEDDFILSFTKNLMEKFDLKLLFVTNNVDAIRAAVKEEIAITLVTDNSIIDEMTILNGEIISIPIENIASSYVPFGLVRSNNKKAALITDKFTDYLKKELHSFEQTFQFN